From a region of the Nitrospirota bacterium genome:
- a CDS encoding ATP-dependent Clp protease adaptor ClpS, with amino-acid sequence MSKILPLSQPGTRAEQYTLHIPLYKVLLHNDDHNTMEHVIKALARVFKFEQGVCERIMLEAHQNGIALCTVEPLEKAEHHRDQLNSYSLISTIEPDQL; translated from the coding sequence ATGTCAAAAATATTGCCTTTATCACAACCAGGAACACGTGCTGAACAGTACACGCTTCACATCCCGTTGTACAAGGTGCTGCTTCATAATGACGACCACAACACCATGGAGCACGTGATAAAGGCTCTGGCTCGGGTTTTTAAATTCGAGCAGGGGGTGTGCGAACGGATCATGCTGGAGGCGCATCAGAACGGCATAGCGCTTTGCACGGTAGAGCCGCTGGAAAAGGCTGAGCACCATCGGGATCAGCTTAATTCATATTCACTGATCTCCACCATTGAACCGGATCAGCTATGA
- a CDS encoding tRNA-dihydrouridine synthase family protein has product MKTRVRKIQVRDLQIDPPLLLAPMAGITHSAFRQICCGFGGVGLLSTEMLAARRLPTESSRFSPYIIRTALEKPLSYQLLISTEQEVAPAIEVLHKLKADAIDLNMGCPASAVGKFGAGIQLMELPRDVRCMVAEARKRTTLPLTAKIRLGIELDEQKLLDFCAMLEDEGIDMLSVHARLKKESFARTPRWEWVARVKGRLSIPVIANGGIFTVQDAENCLRISGADGLMLGRGAVIQPWLFAEIAREVYGCTLAQSAVSLPMVYNSFIDHLIELYRPEYRLGRLKEFTHYFARNYKFGHLLASRVQTSASVDEVRERAGIFFERGE; this is encoded by the coding sequence ATGAAAACACGTGTCCGAAAAATACAAGTTCGAGATCTTCAGATAGATCCGCCTTTGCTCCTGGCACCCATGGCAGGTATCACGCACAGCGCTTTCCGGCAGATCTGTTGCGGCTTTGGCGGGGTCGGCCTGTTATCAACGGAAATGCTTGCGGCAAGAAGGCTGCCCACGGAAAGTTCGCGGTTCTCTCCGTACATTATCAGGACTGCTCTGGAAAAACCTCTTTCCTATCAACTCCTGATCTCCACGGAGCAGGAGGTTGCTCCAGCCATTGAGGTCCTTCATAAACTGAAGGCGGATGCCATAGATCTGAACATGGGTTGTCCGGCATCTGCGGTCGGCAAATTCGGCGCGGGTATCCAGTTGATGGAACTGCCCCGGGATGTCCGTTGCATGGTAGCCGAGGCGCGGAAACGCACCACGCTTCCCCTCACGGCAAAGATCCGGCTCGGCATCGAGCTGGACGAACAGAAATTATTGGACTTCTGCGCCATGCTCGAAGACGAAGGCATTGATATGCTCTCGGTTCATGCCCGGCTCAAGAAAGAGTCCTTTGCCAGAACTCCGCGATGGGAGTGGGTCGCCAGGGTAAAAGGACGGCTCTCGATCCCGGTCATTGCCAATGGCGGGATCTTTACGGTCCAGGATGCGGAAAATTGTCTTCGTATTTCCGGCGCCGACGGTCTGATGCTCGGCCGCGGTGCGGTGATACAACCCTGGCTTTTTGCCGAGATCGCCCGGGAAGTGTACGGCTGCACACTTGCTCAGTCGGCCGTATCGCTGCCGATGGTCTATAACAGCTTTATCGACCACCTTATCGAGCTTTATCGGCCTGAATACCGGCTGGGCAGGCTCAAAGAGTTCACCCATTATTTCGCCCGAAACTATAAGTTCGGCCACCTCCTGGCATCACGGGTCCAGACCAGCGCGAGTGTGGACGAAGTACGGGAAAGAGCCGGCATATTTTTTGAGCGAGGTGAATAG
- a CDS encoding PilZ domain-containing protein: MEHNRNSERQPVTVKRDLAMNVIKFKQLDRTDHHGHIVDISRNGVGIESNTPMEPGLVWFRERIWGQHGGVLLWSKQVGTQYRSGIRFASLPDDATIGFHDQSAQSVFREPLKDLEPLVAMQLGSIKRDPVSGSESKWAAS; the protein is encoded by the coding sequence ATGGAACATAACAGAAATTCAGAGCGACAGCCGGTCACGGTAAAGCGGGACCTTGCCATGAACGTTATCAAGTTCAAACAGCTTGACCGGACAGATCATCATGGTCATATCGTGGATATAAGCAGGAATGGCGTAGGCATCGAATCGAATACGCCCATGGAACCCGGCTTAGTCTGGTTCAGGGAACGGATCTGGGGTCAACACGGCGGTGTGCTGCTTTGGAGCAAACAGGTGGGGACTCAGTATCGTTCAGGCATTCGATTTGCTTCCCTGCCCGATGATGCGACAATTGGTTTTCATGATCAGTCTGCGCAATCGGTTTTTCGCGAACCGCTCAAGGACCTGGAACCGCTCGTCGCGATGCAGCTTGGATCCATAAAACGGGATCCCGTTTCCGGCAGCGAATCAAAGTGGGCCGCGTCGTAA
- a CDS encoding B12-binding domain-containing radical SAM protein — protein sequence MKILLVYPKYPITFWSFKYALKFISKNASLPPLGLLTVAAMLPADWEVRLVDKNVKNLSDADLLWADYVFLSAMSIQRESTESVIRRCKSLDVKMIAGGPLFTSVPEEFSDVDHLVLNEAEITLPLFLADLKEGRARHIYTSPLWADLAATPVPRFDLLDNKRYASMNIQYSRGCPFDCDFCNITVLYGRVPRTKDTSQVLAELNSIYTRGWRGSVFIVDDNFIGNKGKLKKDVLPAIIAWMEKRKYPFTLYTEASINLADDEELMKLMVRAGFDQVFIGIESPNDESLAECSKLQNRNRDLVACVRKIQQAGMEVQAGFIVGFDKDPAMIFDRLIEFIQESGIVTAMVGLLNAPHGTKLYQRMKQEGRLVKSLTGDNTDFSINFIPKMSTDALLSGYNSILKTIYSPKHYYARVKTFLQGHHPARIRSGNLRFNYVMAGFKSAVRLGIIGRERYQYWKLFFWSLFRRPRLFPLAITLAIYGFHFRKVFSNHEKAFRAGIAR from the coding sequence ATGAAAATACTGCTCGTTTATCCCAAATACCCGATAACGTTCTGGAGTTTCAAGTACGCCTTGAAGTTCATTTCTAAAAATGCGAGCCTTCCTCCTTTGGGGCTGCTGACCGTTGCAGCAATGCTGCCTGCTGACTGGGAGGTCCGCCTCGTTGATAAAAACGTGAAGAACCTTTCGGACGCTGACCTTCTCTGGGCTGATTATGTTTTTCTCAGCGCCATGTCCATCCAGCGGGAGTCGACTGAGTCGGTCATTCGCAGGTGCAAGTCCCTCGACGTTAAAATGATCGCCGGCGGGCCTCTGTTCACATCTGTGCCCGAAGAGTTCAGCGACGTTGACCATCTTGTTCTGAACGAAGCAGAGATCACGCTGCCGCTCTTTCTCGCGGACCTGAAGGAAGGGCGGGCACGCCATATATATACGTCCCCCCTCTGGGCAGACCTTGCTGCCACTCCGGTACCGCGGTTCGACCTCCTGGACAATAAAAGATACGCGTCCATGAACATCCAGTATTCGCGGGGCTGTCCCTTTGACTGCGATTTTTGCAATATTACCGTGCTCTACGGCCGTGTGCCGCGGACCAAGGACACGTCTCAGGTCCTCGCGGAGCTGAATTCCATCTATACCCGGGGATGGAGGGGAAGCGTCTTCATTGTGGACGACAATTTCATCGGGAATAAGGGAAAGCTCAAGAAGGACGTTCTTCCCGCCATCATCGCCTGGATGGAAAAAAGAAAATATCCCTTTACGCTCTATACGGAGGCATCGATCAATCTTGCGGACGACGAAGAACTGATGAAGCTTATGGTCAGGGCCGGGTTTGATCAGGTCTTTATCGGCATTGAATCGCCGAATGACGAGAGCCTCGCCGAGTGCAGCAAGCTCCAGAACCGGAATCGTGACCTCGTCGCCTGTGTCAGGAAGATCCAGCAGGCCGGAATGGAGGTCCAGGCGGGATTTATCGTGGGGTTTGACAAGGACCCGGCAATGATCTTCGATCGTTTGATCGAGTTCATTCAGGAAAGCGGGATCGTGACCGCGATGGTGGGTCTTTTAAACGCGCCCCATGGCACAAAACTCTATCAGCGCATGAAGCAGGAGGGGAGACTCGTGAAGTCTCTGACCGGCGACAATACGGACTTCTCGATCAATTTCATCCCGAAGATGAGCACCGACGCGCTCCTCTCGGGATATAACTCGATCCTGAAAACGATCTATTCACCGAAACACTATTACGCGCGGGTAAAAACATTCTTGCAGGGACACCATCCTGCGCGGATTCGCAGTGGAAATCTCAGGTTTAATTATGTCATGGCAGGGTTCAAGTCCGCGGTGCGTCTCGGCATTATCGGCAGGGAACGGTACCAATACTGGAAGCTGTTCTTCTGGTCCCTTTTCAGAAGACCCAGGCTCTTTCCCCTCGCCATAACCCTTGCGATCTACGGGTTCCATTTCCGGAAGGTATTCAGTAATCACGAGAAGGCTTTCCGTGCGGGAATTGCGCGCTAA
- a CDS encoding diguanylate cyclase has protein sequence MEEKPRIIIVDDDESLLDVLKRYLAMQGHDCEVFSSAKAALDHLAEKPCDILLTDIVMQGMKGLQLTKQVKLSWPNTNVIVMTGFIDDYSYDQAIDAGASDFIKKPFSVHEIMLRIKHVMLQAKLREMSITDELTGLLNRRGFFAIAQQQLKVAKRVKGKLTLVFADMDNFKSINDKWGHHKGDEALVAMAEIFRQSFRDSDLIARISGDEFALLLLDTHEENFNIIFKRLQNNIDAFNGRSGEILFLSLSIGMALYDYRRPCSIDELLRLADERMYDNKKQKKKIGLL, from the coding sequence ATGGAAGAGAAGCCCCGTATCATCATTGTCGATGATGATGAGTCACTGCTGGATGTCCTGAAACGTTATCTCGCTATGCAGGGGCATGACTGCGAAGTTTTTTCCAGCGCCAAGGCAGCACTTGACCATCTCGCAGAAAAACCCTGCGACATCCTTCTCACCGATATCGTCATGCAGGGTATGAAAGGGTTGCAGCTCACGAAGCAGGTAAAACTGTCGTGGCCGAACACGAACGTCATCGTGATGACGGGATTCATTGATGATTATTCTTATGACCAGGCGATCGATGCCGGGGCTTCGGATTTCATCAAAAAACCCTTTTCCGTACATGAGATAATGCTCCGTATCAAACACGTTATGCTTCAGGCGAAGCTGCGGGAGATGTCGATCACCGACGAGTTAACGGGCCTTCTGAACAGGCGCGGATTCTTTGCCATCGCTCAGCAGCAGCTGAAAGTAGCGAAACGGGTTAAAGGAAAACTAACGCTCGTGTTTGCCGACATGGATAACTTCAAGTCAATAAACGACAAATGGGGCCATCATAAGGGCGACGAGGCGTTGGTAGCGATGGCGGAAATATTCAGGCAGTCCTTCCGCGACTCAGATCTTATCGCCCGCATCAGCGGCGATGAGTTTGCGCTGCTCCTTCTTGACACGCATGAAGAAAACTTCAACATTATTTTCAAACGGTTGCAGAATAACATTGATGCGTTTAATGGGCGCTCGGGAGAGATCTTGTTTCTTTCGCTCAGCATTGGCATGGCACTCTATGATTATCGTCGACCATGCTCTATCGACGAGCTTCTGAGGCTGGCGGACGAGCGGATGTACGACAATAAAAAACAGAAGAAGAAGATCGGCCTGCTTTAG
- a CDS encoding class II fructose-1,6-bisphosphate aldolase, with the protein MEKVSYKDIGLVTTTEMFAKAMKGKYAIPAYNFNNMEQLQAIVMGCVESKSPFILQVSSGARKYANQTLLRFLAMGAVGMIKDANSPVKFALHLDHGDTFELCKSCVDTGFSSIMIDGSHHSYDDNVKLTRQVVEYCHANNVVVEGELGQLAGIEDAVSAEKSTYTKPEQVEDFVKKTNVDSLAISIGTSHGAMKFKPEQCTRDSRGVLVPPPLRFDILEEIEKRIPGFPIVLHGASSVIPDYVEIINKNGGALKDAVGIPEEQLRKAARSAVCKVNIDSDGRLAMTAMIRKTLAEKPSEFDPRKYLGPARDELIKMIIHKNKEVLGSAGQA; encoded by the coding sequence ATGGAGAAGGTATCATACAAGGATATCGGTCTGGTCACGACCACGGAGATGTTCGCAAAGGCAATGAAAGGCAAGTACGCGATCCCGGCGTATAATTTCAACAACATGGAGCAGCTCCAGGCCATCGTCATGGGTTGTGTTGAATCGAAATCGCCGTTCATCCTGCAGGTCTCGAGCGGCGCGCGGAAGTACGCGAACCAGACCCTCCTGCGTTTCCTGGCCATGGGCGCGGTCGGGATGATCAAGGACGCCAATTCACCGGTGAAATTCGCCCTCCACCTTGACCACGGCGACACCTTCGAGCTTTGCAAATCCTGCGTTGATACGGGTTTTTCATCTATCATGATCGACGGGTCCCATCATTCATACGATGACAACGTGAAATTGACCAGACAGGTGGTTGAATATTGCCACGCCAACAATGTCGTAGTAGAAGGGGAACTGGGTCAACTTGCGGGCATTGAGGACGCGGTATCCGCGGAGAAGTCCACCTACACGAAGCCCGAGCAGGTTGAGGACTTTGTGAAGAAGACGAATGTCGATTCCCTGGCCATCTCGATCGGCACATCCCACGGCGCCATGAAGTTCAAACCCGAGCAGTGCACACGCGATTCGCGCGGGGTGCTGGTCCCGCCGCCGCTCAGGTTCGACATTCTCGAGGAGATCGAGAAGCGGATCCCAGGCTTCCCCATCGTGCTGCACGGTGCGTCGTCGGTCATCCCTGATTATGTCGAGATCATCAATAAGAACGGCGGCGCCCTGAAGGATGCTGTCGGCATCCCCGAAGAACAACTCAGGAAGGCGGCGCGGAGCGCCGTATGCAAGGTCAACATCGACAGTGACGGCCGCCTCGCGATGACGGCCATGATCCGGAAGACCCTGGCTGAAAAGCCCTCGGAGTTCGATCCGAGAAAATACCTCGGCCCGGCACGCGACGAGCTTATCAAGATGATCATCCATAAGAACAAGGAAGTGCTCGGCTCGGCAGGACAGGCTTAG
- the htpX gene encoding zinc metalloprotease HtpX: MNTVKTLGLMVFMTLLLVFVGAAIGGRGGMVMAFTMAAIMNVGMYWFSDKIVLRMYKAQPVTEAEAPELHAIVRTLVQKAGMPMPKVYIIPDETPNAFATGRNPEHAVVAVTQGIMRILSRDELSGVISHELAHIRHRDMLTGTIVATIAGAISMLAQMAQWSMIFGGRRDDDEGGSPIVALVMMIVAPIAAMLVQMAISRTREFEADKGGAQIAGSPSGLANALLKLEKGSQLVPMTDAKPATAHMFIVNPLTGGGLMKLFSTHPPIAERVARLNEIARGQR, encoded by the coding sequence ATGAACACGGTAAAAACGCTCGGTTTAATGGTATTTATGACCTTGCTCCTTGTCTTCGTAGGAGCTGCGATAGGCGGCAGGGGCGGCATGGTAATGGCTTTTACCATGGCGGCGATAATGAACGTTGGGATGTACTGGTTCAGTGATAAGATAGTCCTCAGGATGTACAAAGCACAGCCGGTGACCGAGGCAGAAGCGCCTGAGCTGCATGCGATCGTTCGTACCTTGGTCCAGAAGGCCGGAATGCCGATGCCCAAGGTCTACATCATTCCTGACGAAACTCCGAATGCCTTTGCAACAGGCAGGAACCCGGAGCACGCGGTGGTCGCTGTTACCCAGGGAATCATGAGAATACTCTCCCGCGATGAACTCTCGGGCGTGATTTCCCACGAACTGGCGCATATCAGGCACCGCGATATGCTTACGGGAACGATCGTGGCGACCATCGCCGGCGCCATCAGCATGCTGGCCCAGATGGCGCAGTGGTCCATGATCTTCGGCGGCAGGCGAGATGATGATGAGGGAGGAAGCCCGATCGTGGCTCTCGTCATGATGATCGTGGCGCCCATTGCGGCGATGCTTGTGCAGATGGCTATCTCGCGCACCCGGGAGTTCGAAGCGGACAAAGGCGGCGCTCAGATCGCCGGGAGCCCTTCGGGGCTGGCGAATGCGCTCCTGAAGCTGGAAAAAGGCTCGCAGCTTGTCCCCATGACGGACGCAAAACCCGCCACGGCCCACATGTTCATCGTGAACCCGCTCACGGGCGGCGGCCTGATGAAACTGTTCAGCACTCACCCGCCTATCGCTGAACGGGTGGCGCGGCTGAACGAGATAGCGAGGGGGCAACGGTAA
- a CDS encoding YkgJ family cysteine cluster protein translates to MIKGKYFYREGIRFECQGEGKCCVTRGKYGYVYLSFSDRKRLAAHFNMPTTEFTAAFARKVDGLYELNYTGKDCPFLQDNRCRVYEARPWQCRTWPFWPENMNSVVWEKEVASWCPGAGKGRLYTAEEIADILAKKKDVS, encoded by the coding sequence ATGATCAAGGGAAAATATTTTTACAGGGAAGGCATTCGTTTCGAATGCCAGGGAGAAGGCAAGTGCTGTGTAACGCGCGGCAAGTACGGTTACGTCTATCTGTCGTTCAGTGACCGGAAGCGCCTGGCAGCTCATTTCAACATGCCCACAACCGAGTTCACCGCCGCGTTCGCCCGCAAGGTGGACGGGCTCTATGAGTTGAACTATACCGGCAAGGACTGCCCGTTTCTTCAGGATAACCGTTGCCGGGTCTATGAAGCCCGTCCCTGGCAGTGCCGCACCTGGCCTTTCTGGCCCGAAAACATGAACAGCGTGGTGTGGGAGAAGGAAGTGGCTTCCTGGTGTCCCGGTGCCGGCAAGGGCAGGCTTTATACCGCGGAAGAGATCGCGGACATCCTCGCGAAGAAAAAGGACGTCTCATGA